One genomic region from Parerythrobacter aestuarii encodes:
- a CDS encoding TonB-dependent receptor → MRTSMFCGRLRARHLLMASCAFAATATPAFAQDTEQPAASSSGGSGNVIVVTATKRDSTIQDIPFSINAQTQEDIQRSGAVTLEDLSRNVAGLSVQNLGPGQSQVSVRGVSAGQVVRDQPGVKEQVGVYLDESVISLSLFTPDLDLFDLNRVETLRGPQGTLFGSGSVGGTIRYITNQPEIGVTEGSFEANMNLVDGDDLGAHLKGAINVPLNDQLAARVVGYYTKYAGFIDAFGPGGGEDVNGGERYGGRIAIKMDTGEGLSITPRIVYQKVKANGFNRQEIWNLYANPDKSNPVQLGEREQYLRLREEFEDETFLFDLTAEVDLGPVTLTSVSSYINRDILVSRDASALTGSVSVDLGYPNVAVLLPSNLRDTTELETITQEVRLASNSEGRLQWLIGAFYSEVDRVYAQRLPTPGYDFFTDAVLGAGVSAAVANGFPADSPFNSDLPYDITQFAIFGEASFDITDALTLTAGGRYYDFEETRTITTGGLFANGDVGVIDETSSDGFTPRILLSYEVTPNVTINAQASQGFRLGGVNDPLNVPLCNAQDLALFGGFQDYDDEKLWNYELGVKTQGNGFTFNAAGFYNDISNLQVTLDAGSCSSRIVFNVPDAHSAGIEAELGLNPAPGLNFNLSGSYIEAEFDTTLPGALAGATGIREGNRLPSVPKFQLAASGSYEWPISDSADAYIAASVTHVGSRYTQPADQEGNPRTFVHGLPFSGAPANASTTVDLLLDSYQLVNISAGIDFENGYSFVIYANNVLDENALLSFDRERGGRARLGYRIGQPRTIGFTARKTF, encoded by the coding sequence ATGCGCACTTCCATGTTTTGCGGTAGGCTGCGCGCGCGGCATCTGTTGATGGCCAGCTGCGCCTTTGCCGCCACCGCGACCCCCGCTTTCGCACAGGACACCGAACAGCCCGCCGCATCGAGCAGCGGTGGTTCGGGCAATGTGATCGTTGTCACCGCGACCAAGCGGGATTCGACGATCCAGGACATTCCTTTCTCGATCAACGCGCAGACTCAGGAAGACATCCAAAGATCCGGTGCAGTGACGCTGGAAGACCTTTCGCGCAACGTCGCTGGCCTCTCGGTGCAGAACCTCGGGCCGGGGCAGAGCCAGGTGTCGGTGCGCGGCGTTTCTGCCGGTCAGGTCGTGCGTGACCAGCCAGGCGTGAAGGAACAGGTCGGCGTCTATCTCGACGAAAGCGTGATCTCGCTTTCGCTTTTTACACCCGACCTTGACCTGTTCGACCTCAATCGCGTCGAGACCCTGCGCGGCCCGCAGGGGACGCTGTTCGGTTCGGGCTCGGTCGGCGGCACCATCCGCTACATTACCAACCAGCCTGAGATCGGCGTTACCGAAGGCTCGTTCGAAGCCAATATGAACCTCGTCGATGGCGATGATCTGGGCGCTCACCTGAAAGGTGCAATCAACGTTCCGCTCAATGACCAGCTCGCTGCGCGCGTGGTTGGCTATTACACGAAATACGCCGGCTTTATCGATGCCTTCGGTCCGGGCGGCGGCGAAGACGTCAATGGTGGCGAGCGTTATGGTGGCCGCATTGCCATCAAGATGGACACCGGCGAAGGGCTCAGCATCACGCCCCGGATTGTCTACCAGAAGGTCAAGGCCAATGGGTTCAACCGCCAGGAAATCTGGAACCTCTACGCGAACCCGGACAAGTCCAATCCGGTCCAGCTGGGTGAGCGCGAGCAATATCTGCGCCTGCGGGAAGAATTCGAGGACGAGACCTTCCTGTTCGACCTCACCGCTGAAGTGGACCTGGGCCCGGTCACGCTGACTTCGGTCAGCTCCTACATCAACCGCGACATCCTCGTCAGCCGCGATGCCAGTGCGCTGACGGGCTCGGTCTCGGTTGACCTTGGCTATCCGAATGTCGCTGTCCTGTTGCCATCCAACCTGCGCGACACCACCGAGCTGGAAACGATTACGCAGGAAGTCCGGCTGGCTTCGAACAGCGAAGGCCGCCTGCAGTGGCTGATCGGTGCGTTCTATTCGGAAGTCGATCGTGTCTATGCCCAGCGCCTGCCGACGCCCGGGTATGACTTCTTCACCGATGCCGTACTTGGCGCTGGCGTGTCTGCGGCAGTGGCGAACGGCTTCCCTGCGGATTCGCCGTTCAACTCCGACCTGCCATACGACATCACGCAGTTTGCGATCTTCGGTGAAGCGAGCTTCGATATCACCGACGCGCTGACCTTGACGGCAGGCGGTCGCTATTATGACTTCGAGGAAACCCGCACCATAACCACCGGCGGCCTGTTCGCCAATGGCGATGTCGGCGTCATCGACGAAACCTCGTCCGACGGTTTCACCCCACGCATCCTGCTCAGCTATGAAGTGACGCCCAACGTCACCATCAACGCGCAGGCTTCGCAGGGCTTCCGTCTCGGCGGGGTCAACGATCCGCTCAACGTGCCGCTGTGTAACGCACAGGACCTGGCGCTGTTCGGCGGCTTCCAGGACTATGACGACGAGAAGCTGTGGAACTACGAGCTTGGCGTGAAGACGCAGGGCAATGGCTTCACGTTTAACGCTGCCGGTTTCTACAACGACATCAGCAACCTGCAGGTGACGCTGGATGCAGGCAGTTGCTCTTCGCGTATCGTCTTCAACGTGCCAGACGCACACTCGGCCGGGATTGAAGCGGAGCTGGGCCTCAACCCGGCACCGGGCCTCAATTTCAACCTGTCGGGCAGCTATATCGAGGCTGAGTTCGATACCACGCTGCCGGGTGCTCTGGCTGGTGCCACGGGCATCCGCGAAGGCAACCGACTGCCGTCGGTGCCGAAGTTCCAGCTCGCCGCCAGCGGCAGCTACGAATGGCCGATCTCCGACAGCGCCGATGCCTATATCGCCGCTTCGGTGACGCATGTCGGTTCGCGCTACACCCAGCCGGCTGACCAGGAAGGCAATCCGCGCACTTTCGTGCATGGCCTGCCCTTCAGTGGTGCACCTGCCAATGCTTCGACCACGGTCGACCTGCTGCTCGACAGCTATCAGCTGGTGAACATCAGCGCCGGGATCGATTTCGAGAACGGCTACAGCTTCGTGATCTATGCCAACAACGTGCTGGACGAGAACGCGCTGCTGAGCTTCGACCGCGAACGTGGCGGTCGCGCCCGCCTGGGCTACCGCATCGGCCAGCCGCGCACGATCGGCTTTACGGCACGCAAGACGTTCTGA
- a CDS encoding ammonium transporter, whose translation MIRTLIRSAGALALTGLASTAAFAQEAAEAAPAVANPGNNAWMMTATILVLLMILPGLALFYGGLTRSKNMLSTMTQVGGAACLAMLIWVMWGYSLAFGPETTGALSPFFSTGAYFLSSVTTDSTAATFSDEVISEYVFVSFQMTFAAITAALVLGATVERLKFSAAMLFTAIWLTIVYFPIAHMVWAGGGLIFEWGALDFAGGTVVHINAGVSALVLAYFLGGRKGYPTEPMPPHSLTLTLVGAGLLWVGWFGFNAGSELEADGTAGLAMINTFVATAAGALAWMLMERLAGHKGSALGFASGIIAGLVAVTPAAGNSGPFGAIVLGIVASVVAYLAVAKLKAKLGYDDALDVFGIHGVAGIVGAIGTGIVYSPALGGPGDAAEFVMSAQVWIQIKAVVVAIVWAAVGSAIAAFITKVAIGLRVTPEVESDGLDIGEHGERAYN comes from the coding sequence ATGATCCGCACGCTTATTCGCAGCGCCGGCGCTCTGGCCTTGACCGGCCTCGCCAGCACCGCTGCATTCGCGCAGGAAGCGGCTGAAGCCGCGCCTGCAGTCGCCAATCCCGGCAACAACGCCTGGATGATGACGGCAACAATCCTTGTCCTGCTGATGATCCTGCCGGGCCTCGCGCTGTTCTATGGCGGTCTCACTCGCAGCAAGAACATGCTTTCGACCATGACGCAGGTCGGCGGGGCAGCCTGCCTTGCCATGCTGATCTGGGTGATGTGGGGCTACTCGCTCGCCTTCGGTCCGGAAACGACCGGCGCGCTCAGCCCGTTTTTCAGCACCGGGGCGTATTTCCTTTCCTCGGTGACGACGGACAGCACGGCTGCAACATTCAGCGATGAAGTGATCAGCGAATACGTCTTCGTCAGCTTCCAGATGACCTTTGCCGCGATCACCGCTGCACTGGTTCTGGGCGCAACTGTAGAGCGCCTCAAGTTCTCGGCCGCGATGCTGTTTACCGCCATCTGGCTGACCATCGTCTATTTCCCGATCGCGCACATGGTGTGGGCGGGCGGCGGCCTGATCTTCGAATGGGGCGCGCTCGACTTCGCCGGCGGCACGGTGGTGCATATCAATGCCGGTGTTTCGGCGCTGGTGCTGGCTTACTTCCTCGGCGGCCGCAAGGGCTACCCGACCGAGCCGATGCCACCGCACAGCCTGACGCTGACACTGGTGGGCGCAGGCCTGCTGTGGGTGGGCTGGTTCGGCTTCAACGCCGGCTCCGAGCTTGAAGCCGACGGCACCGCCGGCCTCGCCATGATCAACACCTTCGTCGCTACTGCGGCCGGTGCGCTGGCATGGATGCTGATGGAGCGCCTCGCAGGTCACAAGGGATCGGCCCTCGGCTTCGCATCGGGCATCATTGCCGGTCTCGTCGCCGTGACCCCGGCGGCTGGCAACAGCGGCCCGTTCGGCGCGATCGTGCTCGGCATCGTCGCTTCGGTCGTGGCTTACCTCGCGGTTGCCAAGCTCAAGGCCAAACTCGGCTATGACGACGCTCTGGATGTCTTCGGAATCCACGGCGTGGCCGGCATCGTCGGCGCGATCGGCACCGGCATCGTTTACTCGCCAGCTCTTGGTGGGCCCGGTGATGCAGCTGAGTTCGTCATGAGCGCCCAGGTCTGGATCCAGATCAAGGCCGTGGTTGTGGCGATTGTATGGGCAGCCGTGGGTTCGGCCATCGCCGCCTTCATTACCAAGGTCGCCATCGGTCTCCGCGTCACGCCCGAAGTCGAAAGCGATGGCCTCGACATCGGCGAGCATGGAGAGCGCGCTTACAACTAA